A stretch of the Mesorhizobium sp. Pch-S genome encodes the following:
- a CDS encoding class I SAM-dependent methyltransferase, which produces MAQNIYDRPEFFAGYSSLARSTEGLAGAPEWPALQAMLPDIENRRVVDLGCGFGWFCRWAHEQGAASVLGLDVSEKMLERAAATSDASIEYRRADLEELGLPAAAYDIAYSSLALHYVEDVGRLFATVFRALAPGGMFVFSTEHPVLMAPTNPGWSIDAEGKKTWPVDRYFIEGRRTTDWLAKGVVKYHRTIGTTLNALMAAGFVLTHVEEFCPSAEQIAIRPELAEELERPMFLLVSARR; this is translated from the coding sequence ATGGCGCAGAACATCTATGACCGGCCGGAGTTTTTCGCCGGCTACAGCAGTCTCGCTCGCTCAACGGAAGGACTGGCTGGTGCTCCGGAGTGGCCGGCACTGCAGGCAATGCTACCGGATATCGAAAACCGTCGTGTCGTCGATCTCGGCTGCGGCTTCGGCTGGTTCTGCCGCTGGGCTCACGAGCAGGGTGCGGCGAGCGTGCTCGGACTCGATGTTTCGGAAAAGATGCTCGAACGCGCTGCTGCCACCTCGGATGCCTCGATCGAATACCGGCGCGCCGACCTAGAGGAACTGGGACTTCCGGCTGCTGCCTACGACATCGCCTATTCGTCTTTGGCGCTGCACTATGTCGAGGATGTCGGCCGGCTTTTCGCCACGGTCTTCCGGGCGCTGGCGCCGGGCGGCATGTTTGTGTTTTCAACCGAACATCCCGTGCTGATGGCACCGACCAACCCGGGCTGGTCGATCGATGCCGAAGGCAAGAAGACGTGGCCTGTCGACCGCTATTTCATCGAAGGGCGGCGGACAACCGACTGGCTGGCAAAGGGTGTCGTCAAATATCATCGAACGATCGGCACCACATTGAATGCGTTGATGGCAGCGGGCTTTGTGCTGACGCATGTCGAGGAATTCTGCCCGTCTGCCGAGCAGATCGCCATCCGCCCTGAGCTGGCGGAAGAGCTCGAGCGCCCGATGTTCCTGCTGGTGTCCGCTCGTCGCTGA
- a CDS encoding inositol monophosphatase family protein: protein MARSALLNVMVQAAMKAGRSLSRDFGEVQNLQVSMKGPGDYVSQADRKAEDIIFTELSKARPGYAFLMEERGMVGGDDDQHRWIVDPLDGTTNFLHGIPIFSVSIALERQGQIVAGVIYNPAMDELYTAERGGGAFMNDRRLRVAARNKLSDTVIGCGVPHLGRGHHGNFLIELRNVMAEVSGIRRLGSAALDLAYVAAGRMDGYWEDKLSAWDIAAGILMVREAGGYVSDPDGGQGMLESGSLVAGNEAIHRALLATLKKPIAAR, encoded by the coding sequence ATGGCGCGTTCCGCCCTTCTCAATGTCATGGTCCAGGCCGCGATGAAGGCGGGCCGCTCGCTGTCGCGCGACTTCGGCGAAGTGCAGAACCTGCAGGTCTCGATGAAGGGGCCGGGCGACTATGTCAGCCAGGCCGACCGCAAGGCCGAGGACATCATCTTTACCGAACTTTCCAAGGCGCGGCCAGGCTACGCCTTCCTGATGGAAGAGCGCGGCATGGTCGGCGGGGACGACGATCAGCACCGCTGGATCGTCGACCCGCTGGACGGCACCACCAATTTCCTGCACGGCATTCCGATCTTCTCGGTCTCGATCGCGCTGGAACGCCAGGGCCAGATCGTTGCCGGTGTCATCTACAACCCCGCCATGGATGAGCTCTACACGGCGGAGCGTGGCGGCGGAGCCTTCATGAACGATCGCCGGCTGCGAGTCGCTGCGCGCAACAAGCTGTCCGACACGGTGATCGGCTGCGGCGTACCACATCTCGGCCGCGGGCATCATGGCAATTTCCTGATCGAGCTGCGCAATGTGATGGCCGAAGTCTCCGGTATTCGTCGCCTCGGCTCGGCAGCACTCGATCTTGCCTATGTCGCCGCAGGCCGCATGGACGGCTATTGGGAAGACAAGCTCTCGGCCTGGGACATTGCTGCCGGCATCCTGATGGTGCGCGAAGCAGGTGGCTATGTCTCTGATCCGGATGGCGGCCAGGGCATGCTGGAAAGCGGCAGCCTCGTCGCTGGCAATGAGGCGATCCACCGCGCGCTGCTCGCGACGCTGAAGAAGCCGATCGCCGCACGCTGA
- a CDS encoding sulfite exporter TauE/SafE family protein, with amino-acid sequence MSALLTDPWFYAVAVPAVILVGLTKGGVGGFGLIGVPLMALAISPVQAAAILLPILVVMDIVSLWTWRGQHDKATLVDMLPGALVGIGIGWATAAFVTADMVRFIVGAVTIAFVGRWLYVTYRHGSSHVSKPNKPQAAFWGTIAGFTSFVAHVGGPPFQVYTMPLRMDPKVLTATGVVFFAIVNAIKLVPYFALGQFDAANLAASAVLMPFAPLSTLAGAWLVRRMRPEVFYPFTYATIALVAIKLLWDGIVSLV; translated from the coding sequence ATGTCAGCTCTGCTCACCGATCCCTGGTTTTACGCCGTCGCCGTGCCTGCGGTCATCCTGGTCGGGCTCACCAAGGGTGGGGTCGGCGGCTTCGGCCTGATCGGTGTGCCACTGATGGCGCTGGCAATATCGCCGGTGCAGGCGGCCGCTATCCTGCTACCGATCCTGGTGGTCATGGATATCGTTTCGCTGTGGACCTGGCGTGGCCAGCACGACAAGGCAACGCTGGTGGACATGCTGCCGGGTGCACTCGTCGGCATCGGCATCGGCTGGGCGACGGCGGCATTCGTGACGGCGGATATGGTGCGCTTCATCGTTGGCGCCGTCACCATCGCCTTTGTCGGGCGTTGGCTCTATGTCACCTACAGGCATGGTAGCTCCCATGTGTCGAAGCCGAACAAGCCGCAGGCCGCCTTCTGGGGAACGATCGCCGGATTCACCAGTTTTGTCGCCCATGTCGGCGGACCTCCGTTCCAGGTCTACACGATGCCGCTGCGGATGGATCCGAAAGTGCTGACGGCGACCGGCGTGGTGTTCTTCGCCATCGTCAATGCCATCAAGCTCGTCCCCTATTTCGCGCTCGGTCAGTTCGACGCCGCCAATCTCGCAGCATCGGCGGTCCTGATGCCATTTGCGCCGCTGTCGACCCTGGCGGGTGCCTGGCTGGTACGGCGCATGCGGCCGGAAGTGTTTTATCCGTTCACCTACGCGACGATCGCGTTGGTGGCGATCAAGCTGTTGTGGGACGGTATCGTCAGCCTTGTGTAG
- a CDS encoding tetratricopeptide repeat protein yields the protein MPQPIPLPDSSTTAKKGDRPIANPLPQPATTAEPATKIDPARFGGKAPDAAYGAYQRGLYKTAYNLALERAKQGDAPAQTLVAEILARGLGMPANAAEAAKWYQRAAEQGVPEAQFQYALILIDGRQVKKDEKKAQVLLQAAAEAGNPLAQFNLAQLLLEQDPGEAGLTRAVLYYQKAAETGLADAQYAMAQIYANGAGGKTKDDTEARKLLVLAAQQNYDTAQLDLGQWLIDGRGGKRDLKSGFNWTKRAAEGGNVAAQNRLAKLYEGGIGVDGDLVTAAAWFIVARRAGLADPQMDDFMQGLDEEQTKQALQKANRLP from the coding sequence CTGCCGCAGCCGATACCCCTGCCTGATTCATCAACGACGGCGAAGAAGGGCGACCGCCCGATCGCCAATCCGTTGCCGCAACCGGCGACAACGGCAGAACCGGCAACGAAGATCGACCCGGCCCGCTTCGGCGGCAAGGCGCCGGATGCTGCCTATGGCGCGTATCAGCGCGGTCTCTACAAGACGGCCTACAATCTGGCCTTGGAACGTGCCAAACAGGGTGATGCTCCGGCCCAGACCCTGGTGGCGGAAATCCTGGCGCGCGGGCTGGGCATGCCGGCCAACGCCGCAGAAGCTGCCAAATGGTACCAGCGCGCAGCTGAACAAGGCGTGCCGGAGGCGCAGTTCCAATATGCGCTGATCCTGATCGACGGACGCCAGGTCAAGAAAGACGAAAAGAAGGCCCAGGTTCTGCTGCAGGCAGCGGCCGAGGCTGGCAATCCGCTGGCGCAGTTCAATCTCGCACAGCTGCTTTTGGAGCAGGATCCGGGCGAAGCGGGTCTTACCCGCGCCGTTCTCTATTATCAAAAAGCGGCCGAGACCGGCCTGGCGGATGCCCAGTACGCAATGGCGCAGATCTACGCCAACGGTGCCGGCGGCAAGACCAAGGACGACACAGAGGCAAGAAAGCTTCTGGTTCTGGCCGCACAGCAGAATTACGACACCGCCCAGCTCGACCTCGGCCAATGGCTGATCGACGGACGTGGCGGCAAGCGGGACCTGAAATCCGGCTTCAACTGGACAAAGCGCGCGGCCGAAGGCGGCAATGTCGCAGCCCAGAACAGGCTGGCAAAACTCTACGAGGGCGGCATCGGCGTCGATGGCGATCTGGTCACTGCCGCGGCATGGTTCATTGTCGCGCGCCGGGCCGGCCTCGCCGACCCCCAGATGGACGACTTCATGCAGGGCCTGGATGAAGAACAGACCAAGCAGGCGTTGCAAAAGGCCAACCGGCTACCCTGA
- a CDS encoding GNAT family N-acetyltransferase, with amino-acid sequence MVDIAFRRAERSDVAAIVGMLADDLLGSNREDTRARLAEAYLTAFAAIDADPNQLLAVMTEAGRVVGTLQLTFIPGLSRKGALRGQIEAVRVARDRQSGGLGQRMIEWAIDQCRKRGCALVQLTTDRSRHDAHRFYERLGFKQTHLGYKIDL; translated from the coding sequence ATGGTCGATATTGCCTTCCGTCGCGCTGAGCGAAGTGACGTCGCCGCGATCGTCGGGATGCTGGCCGACGACTTGCTGGGCAGCAACCGCGAAGACACCCGCGCGCGCCTCGCCGAAGCTTATCTGACCGCGTTCGCAGCGATCGACGCCGATCCCAACCAGTTGCTGGCGGTCATGACCGAAGCTGGTCGCGTGGTTGGTACGCTGCAACTGACCTTTATCCCCGGGCTTTCCCGTAAAGGCGCGCTGCGAGGCCAGATCGAAGCCGTGCGCGTGGCACGGGACCGCCAAAGCGGAGGTCTAGGCCAGAGGATGATCGAATGGGCTATCGATCAATGCCGCAAGCGCGGCTGCGCGCTCGTACAGCTCACCACCGACCGCAGCCGTCACGATGCCCATCGTTTCTACGAACGCCTTGGCTTCAAGCAAACCCATTTGGGCTACAAGATCGACCTCTGA
- a CDS encoding thiamine phosphate synthase encodes MTETTPPDRCRIVLIPPAGTPAERVVAAFAGGDIASLILPQDDRDEDSFQAYAEKIVPAAQAAGIAVVIAGDSRIAGRVKADGIHIEAGKAELADAIDRLQDRMMVGVGGAKTRDDALGLGEERPDYIFFGRFGFDNKPEPHPRNLSLGQWWAEMIEIPCIVMAGSDVASVEAVAATGAEFVALSAAVFAEGAEPATVIAKANALLDETAPRFED; translated from the coding sequence ATGACCGAAACCACACCACCCGACCGCTGCCGCATCGTGCTCATTCCGCCGGCTGGCACACCTGCAGAGCGCGTTGTCGCGGCCTTCGCCGGCGGTGACATTGCATCGCTGATCCTGCCTCAGGACGATCGGGATGAAGACAGTTTCCAGGCCTACGCGGAAAAAATCGTGCCGGCTGCGCAAGCCGCCGGCATCGCCGTGGTGATTGCCGGCGACAGCCGCATTGCCGGGCGCGTCAAGGCCGATGGCATCCATATCGAAGCCGGCAAGGCAGAACTTGCCGACGCCATCGACCGCCTGCAGGATCGCATGATGGTGGGCGTCGGCGGTGCCAAGACACGCGATGATGCGTTGGGACTCGGCGAGGAACGCCCGGACTACATCTTCTTTGGCCGTTTCGGCTTCGACAACAAACCGGAGCCGCACCCGCGCAACCTCTCACTCGGCCAATGGTGGGCCGAGATGATCGAAATTCCCTGCATCGTCATGGCAGGCTCCGATGTCGCCTCGGTGGAGGCCGTGGCCGCAACCGGAGCGGAATTCGTGGCCCTTTCCGCGGCCGTTTTCGCCGAAGGTGCGGAGCCCGCCACCGTGATCGCCAAGGCAAACGCCTTGCTCGATGAAACGGCGCCTCGCTTCGAGGACTGA
- the efp gene encoding elongation factor P, whose product MAKINGNEIRPGNVIEHDGGLWVAVKTNAVKPGKGGAYNQVELKNLINGTKLNERFRAAETVEKVRLEQKDFSFLYEQGEMLVFMDTESYEQLELQKDFVGDRAAFLQDGMTVTVELYEEKPIGIALPDQVTLTITEADPVVKGQTAASSYKPAVLENGIRVLVPPFISSGERIIVDTNEITYIRRAD is encoded by the coding sequence ATGGCCAAGATCAACGGCAACGAAATCCGTCCCGGTAACGTCATCGAGCATGACGGCGGCCTCTGGGTTGCGGTGAAGACCAATGCGGTGAAACCCGGCAAGGGCGGTGCCTACAACCAGGTCGAACTCAAGAACCTCATCAACGGCACCAAGCTCAACGAAAGGTTCCGCGCTGCCGAGACGGTCGAAAAGGTGCGCCTGGAACAGAAGGACTTCTCCTTCCTCTACGAGCAGGGAGAGATGCTGGTGTTCATGGACACCGAAAGCTATGAGCAGCTTGAGTTGCAGAAAGATTTCGTCGGTGACCGCGCTGCCTTCCTGCAGGACGGCATGACCGTCACCGTGGAACTCTACGAAGAAAAGCCGATCGGCATCGCACTGCCGGATCAGGTCACGCTGACCATCACCGAGGCTGACCCTGTCGTGAAGGGCCAGACGGCGGCTTCGTCCTACAAGCCGGCGGTGCTCGAGAACGGCATCCGCGTTCTGGTCCCGCCATTCATCTCGTCGGGCGAACGCATCATCGTCGACACCAACGAAATCACCTACATTCGCCGCGCGGACTGA